In Deefgea piscis, the DNA window AATGCATTTAATGGCGGGCAAATGAATCAATGGATTGCCAATAAAGGCAATTATGCGATGGGTTATTACCAGCGCGAAGACATTCCTTTTCACCACGCTTTATCCGATGTTTTTACTACGTGCGATCATTTCTTTTGTTCGAGTAATACCAGTACCAATCCCAATCGCTTATTTTTAATGAGCGGCAGTAATGGCCAAGGGCTATGGTCTGCAGGCGCGGTCATGGACAATAGCGAAGTGATTCCATTTACCTGGACCTCCTATGCCGAGCGGCTGCAAGCGGCGGGTGTCAGCTGGAAAATGTATCAAGAGCAAGATAATTATGATGACAATGCGCTAGCGTGGTTTACCAAGTTTAAAACCGCACTGCCTAGTTCACCTTTGTATTTAAACGGAATGGTTAAGCGCAGCCGCGATGCATTTGCTCAAGATGTGACCAACAATACGTTGCCGGCGGTGAGCTGGATTATTGCCCCTGCGGCATTGTCTGAGCACCCAGCCCATGCACCAAATGCTGGCGCCAATTACGCCAAGATTTTTTTAGATGCGCTGGCGAGCAATCCCGCAGTGTGGGAAAAAACCGTATTTATTTATACCTATGACGAAAACGGCGGGATATTTGATCACGTTGTGCCGCCCACAGCGCCGATTGGTACAGCCAATGAGTGGAAAAACGGTTTTCCGCTGGGCTTAGGCCACCGTATGCCAACGTGGCTGATTTCACCGTGGAGTATTGGCGGTTATGTCTATAGCCAAACGTGTGATTTAACCTCGACGATACGCTTTTTAGAAAAATTCACCGGCGTGCAAGAACCGAATATCAGTGCGTGGCGGCGTAGTGTCTGTGCTGATTTAATGGATGGCTTTGATTTTACGGCCAGCCCTTATGCCTATCCAACCGGCGTACCCGATACCGCCATTTTGGCCAGTGATGCCGCTTTTGCCTGTAGCAGTTTGCCGGCCGCGAAACCGAATGGAGAAACCGCCGTGCCGATGAGTTCGGCTGGTGGTTCGCGACCATTACGCCCAGTGGCGGTGCAAGTCAATGTCGATGCCGTGGTGGATGTTGCGAGTAAAAAAATCACGCTGCAAATGAGTAATAGCGGGGCGCAAGCGGCGGCTTTTGATATTCATGGCTATCAAAGTTTGGTGTTTAATCCGATTTTTGTCACCGTACCGAGCAACAGCGCACAAAACCAAGTCATTGAGGGTGCCGCCGCCAGTGCTGGGCAGTTTGATTTGGCAATTCATGGGCCAAATAGTTTTTATCGACGCTTTGCCGGTAGTTTATTGCCCAATGCTTGGCAAAATGGCGCTTATCCGCAAATCAGCATGGTGCCCAATTTGAGTGGTGGTTTTATCACGCTGCAGGTGCAAAATCGCGCCCCAGCGGTGTTAACGCTGTATGTCGATGACTATCTAACTGGGCAACGCAGCCAGCAAGTGATTGGCGCGAATGCCAGCGCTAGCTGGACGATTGCAACGCTGAATAATTGGTATGACGTGATGATTTTGCTCGCCAATGACAGTAGCGGCCGGTTTATTTATGAATACTGCGGTCATATCGAAGGCGGTATCAGCCAAACGTATCCGGGCCGCTTGCCGATAGCGGGTGTGACAACGCCAACGCCAAGTCCGGCACCCACGCCAACTCCGCCGGTGCAAGCGCCGTTTACCGCCGCCTTACTGAGCCAAGTGAGTCATTATTATCAATTTGAAAACACCCTCAATGATGAGATCGGTAATGCGGCGTTAACGCCCGTTGGAGCCGTAGGGTATAGCGCTGGCGCCAAATATTTATCTGCCTTGCAGCTTGATGCCACTAAGGGTAGTGCTGCATTTATGCCTTTTGATCCGAGTGCCGCTGATTTTACGCTCGGGTTTTGGGTCAAAATGCCAAGCAATATGGGCAGCAATATGTGCAGTGTGGTGGCCAATAAAGACTGGGCATCGGGCAAAAATATCGGTATTTCAATTGGCCATTCGGGCGATGGTCGCTTTAAATTTAATATTGGCGATGGCACCAATCGCGCGGATACGTATTTAGGCATGGTCACTGGCGCTTGGGTGTATGTGGCGATTGTGCTTGAGCCAGCGCAAAAACGCATGCGCTGTTATGCCAGCAATGCGGCCGGTTTGATTGGTGAGAGTGTGCTGTCGTACGCCAATGTGACGGGCAAAATCATCCCCAGTTATCAGCGTTGGGCGCTCAATGAAGACGCCCGTGGTGATTACTATAAGCGCTATCCGAAAGAAAAATTTGTCTTGGCTTTTGACGATGTTGCCGTGTGGAATCGCGCTTTACCAGCTAGCGAAATTCGTGCTATTGCCGCGGCCAATCAACCATTGCAAACGCTGCGTAGCGTGACGATGAGCGGCAAAACACTTAGCTGTGCTAGCCCTTGGCAAAGCCAGATGAGTTATCCAGCGGGTAGTGTTGTCACTGATCAAGGCCATCAATATCA includes these proteins:
- a CDS encoding phosphocholine-specific phospholipase C, which translates into the protein MGFDRRQFLKYASASGALAALPLSVQRALAAGTSSGSLSSVAHVVILSQENRSFDHYLGTLNGVRGFNDPHPLRQPDGSSVFAQKNANNQPIWPFRLNSKTSNGQCMVDVTHDWVSGRNAFNGGQMNQWIANKGNYAMGYYQREDIPFHHALSDVFTTCDHFFCSSNTSTNPNRLFLMSGSNGQGLWSAGAVMDNSEVIPFTWTSYAERLQAAGVSWKMYQEQDNYDDNALAWFTKFKTALPSSPLYLNGMVKRSRDAFAQDVTNNTLPAVSWIIAPAALSEHPAHAPNAGANYAKIFLDALASNPAVWEKTVFIYTYDENGGIFDHVVPPTAPIGTANEWKNGFPLGLGHRMPTWLISPWSIGGYVYSQTCDLTSTIRFLEKFTGVQEPNISAWRRSVCADLMDGFDFTASPYAYPTGVPDTAILASDAAFACSSLPAAKPNGETAVPMSSAGGSRPLRPVAVQVNVDAVVDVASKKITLQMSNSGAQAAAFDIHGYQSLVFNPIFVTVPSNSAQNQVIEGAAASAGQFDLAIHGPNSFYRRFAGSLLPNAWQNGAYPQISMVPNLSGGFITLQVQNRAPAVLTLYVDDYLTGQRSQQVIGANASASWTIATLNNWYDVMILLANDSSGRFIYEYCGHIEGGISQTYPGRLPIAGVTTPTPSPAPTPTPPVQAPFTAALLSQVSHYYQFENTLNDEIGNAALTPVGAVGYSAGAKYLSALQLDATKGSAAFMPFDPSAADFTLGFWVKMPSNMGSNMCSVVANKDWASGKNIGISIGHSGDGRFKFNIGDGTNRADTYLGMVTGAWVYVAIVLEPAQKRMRCYASNAAGLIGESVLSYANVTGKIIPSYQRWALNEDARGDYYKRYPKEKFVLAFDDVAVWNRALPASEIRAIAAANQPLQTLRSVTMSGKTLSCASPWQSQMSYPAGSVVTDQGHQYQAKWLSQGERPSRNTGSAMPWQDLGACQ